In Brevibacillus brevis NBRC 100599, a single genomic region encodes these proteins:
- a CDS encoding carboxypeptidase M32 has translation MSTTVETRAVEFRDYVKKITSYTQALNVLYWDKATQAPRNGMDARSEIIGTLAGEQFKLATSKEMEALLAELSEPSVLETLDEITRHSVLECKKEFDRNKKIPADRHQEYVVLTAKAETVWEEARANNDFSMFQPYLEKIVNFQLEFIEYWGNDGKNKYNTLLDMYEPGMTVDQLDPIFATLREKTVKLVKAIADSPNKPDTSFLTKNFPVADQEAFSRYILEKIGYDFKSGRMDRSAHPFCTTFNPGDVRITTRYAENDFNSALFSCIHEAGHAMYEQNINPDLLFTPLCDGTSMGIHESQSRYWENMVGRSLPFWNHFFADLQKAFPTQFEGVSVEDLHRAVNAVTPSFIRTEADELTYNLHVMIRYEIEKGLINQTIQVADLPKIWNEKMKEYLGVEPPTDALGVLQDVHWSGGMIGYFPTYSLGNVYAAQFVHVMENEINGYEELIAKGDFAPIREWLKEKIHQYGKMKSPRELVQAITGEGTNATYLMNYLEKKYTDVYKL, from the coding sequence ATGTCAACGACTGTAGAAACACGTGCGGTAGAATTCCGTGACTATGTGAAAAAAATAACCAGCTACACGCAAGCACTGAACGTTCTTTATTGGGACAAGGCTACACAAGCGCCTCGCAATGGAATGGATGCCCGCTCGGAAATCATCGGGACTTTGGCTGGCGAGCAATTCAAGCTGGCGACGTCTAAAGAAATGGAAGCGCTTTTGGCAGAGCTGAGTGAGCCATCTGTCCTCGAAACATTGGATGAAATTACCCGTCACAGTGTGCTGGAATGCAAAAAGGAATTTGACCGTAACAAGAAAATTCCTGCTGACAGACATCAGGAGTACGTTGTACTGACAGCCAAGGCAGAAACGGTATGGGAAGAAGCTCGTGCCAACAACGACTTTTCCATGTTCCAGCCATACCTCGAGAAAATCGTGAACTTCCAGCTCGAGTTCATCGAATATTGGGGGAATGACGGCAAAAACAAGTACAACACCCTCTTGGACATGTACGAGCCTGGCATGACTGTCGATCAGCTCGATCCGATCTTCGCCACCTTGCGTGAGAAAACCGTCAAGCTGGTAAAAGCGATCGCAGACTCTCCGAACAAGCCAGACACCTCCTTCTTGACGAAAAACTTCCCAGTGGCAGACCAGGAAGCATTCAGCCGTTATATCCTCGAGAAAATCGGATACGACTTCAAGTCTGGCCGCATGGATCGCAGTGCGCATCCGTTCTGCACCACCTTCAACCCTGGAGATGTCCGCATTACGACGCGCTACGCTGAAAATGATTTCAATTCTGCGCTCTTTAGTTGTATTCACGAGGCTGGCCACGCGATGTACGAGCAGAACATCAATCCAGACCTGCTGTTCACGCCTCTGTGCGATGGTACCTCCATGGGGATTCACGAATCTCAATCCCGCTACTGGGAAAACATGGTCGGACGCAGTCTGCCATTCTGGAACCACTTTTTCGCGGACCTGCAAAAAGCGTTCCCTACCCAGTTCGAAGGCGTATCTGTAGAAGACCTGCATCGTGCAGTTAACGCTGTTACTCCTTCCTTTATCCGGACAGAGGCAGATGAGTTGACGTACAACCTGCATGTCATGATCCGCTACGAGATCGAGAAAGGCTTGATCAATCAAACCATTCAAGTGGCTGATCTGCCAAAAATCTGGAACGAAAAAATGAAAGAATACTTGGGTGTTGAGCCACCGACAGATGCATTGGGTGTGCTTCAGGATGTTCACTGGTCTGGCGGAATGATCGGTTACTTCCCGACTTACTCGCTGGGTAATGTGTATGCGGCACAATTCGTCCACGTTATGGAGAATGAGATTAACGGTTACGAAGAGCTGATCGCAAAAGGCGATTTCGCGCCGATCCGTGAATGGCTCAAGGAAAAAATCCATCAGTACGGTAAAATGAAGAGCCCTCGTGAACTCGTTCAAGCGATTACAGGCGAAGGTACAAATGCAACTTACTTGATGAATTACCTCGAGAAAAAATACACAGACGTATACAAGCTGTAA
- a CDS encoding peptide chain release factor 3 — translation MSQSNPQWENEIAKRRTFAIISHPDAGKTTMTEKLLYYGGAIREAGVVKGRKNSKHATSDWMEIEKKRGISVTSSAMDFEYNGHHINILDTPGHQDFSEDTYRTLTAADAAVMIIDVAKGVEAQTIKLFKVCRMRGIPIFTFVNKLDRHGKDPFELLEEIERVLGIRSYPMNWPIGMGSYFSGVFDRMKSRVELYQNNTQHEEISFFPVEGAEDPLIGDRVGQELWQQLQDEISLLDVAGDEYDPELINKGQLTPVFFGSAINNFGVQTFLDNFLQMAPAPSAKKSTEGLIDPYTNEFSGFIFKIQANMNPAHRDRIAFLRICSGKFERGMAVKHVRLGKDIKLAQPVQFMAQDREIVDESFAGDVIGLFDPGIFQIGDTLCVGKSFEYEEMPHFSPEFFSKVMVKDAMKHKQFQKGIMQLTEEGTVQLFRTHPMEELILGVVGVLQFEVLEYRLKAEYGVDIMLTRMPYQIARWLEGEKADLDAVKNRTVSDRYGRPVMLFESEYQLRVAMDKYSNIKFHDSSLGLKSVHS, via the coding sequence ATGAGTCAATCCAATCCCCAATGGGAAAATGAGATAGCAAAACGCCGTACCTTCGCCATCATCTCCCACCCGGATGCGGGTAAAACGACAATGACGGAAAAGCTGCTCTACTACGGCGGAGCCATCCGTGAAGCAGGGGTGGTCAAGGGGCGCAAAAATTCCAAGCATGCCACCTCCGACTGGATGGAGATCGAGAAAAAACGTGGAATCTCCGTTACGTCTAGTGCGATGGATTTCGAATACAACGGACACCACATCAACATTTTGGATACGCCTGGTCACCAGGACTTCAGTGAAGATACGTACCGCACGCTGACGGCTGCTGATGCTGCTGTGATGATTATCGACGTAGCAAAAGGGGTAGAGGCACAGACGATCAAGCTGTTCAAGGTCTGTCGCATGCGTGGTATTCCGATCTTTACGTTCGTGAACAAGCTGGACCGCCACGGTAAAGATCCATTCGAGCTCTTGGAAGAAATTGAGCGCGTATTGGGTATTCGTTCTTATCCGATGAACTGGCCGATTGGGATGGGAAGCTATTTCAGCGGCGTATTTGACCGTATGAAGTCCCGTGTCGAGCTGTACCAAAACAATACACAGCACGAAGAGATTTCCTTTTTCCCTGTAGAGGGAGCAGAAGATCCATTGATCGGTGATCGTGTCGGTCAAGAACTGTGGCAGCAATTGCAGGACGAAATCTCGCTGCTGGATGTTGCGGGAGATGAATACGATCCGGAACTGATCAACAAAGGGCAACTGACGCCTGTTTTCTTCGGAAGTGCCATCAATAACTTCGGTGTACAAACATTCCTGGATAACTTCCTGCAAATGGCGCCAGCACCTTCTGCGAAGAAGAGTACAGAAGGCTTGATTGATCCGTATACGAATGAGTTTTCCGGCTTCATCTTTAAAATCCAAGCCAATATGAACCCAGCTCACCGAGATCGGATCGCTTTCTTGCGTATTTGCTCCGGCAAGTTTGAGCGGGGGATGGCAGTCAAGCACGTCCGTCTTGGCAAAGACATCAAATTGGCGCAGCCGGTACAGTTTATGGCACAGGACCGCGAAATAGTCGATGAATCGTTCGCGGGAGATGTTATCGGTCTTTTCGACCCGGGCATTTTCCAGATCGGCGATACACTCTGCGTCGGAAAATCGTTTGAGTACGAAGAAATGCCGCACTTCTCGCCGGAGTTTTTCTCCAAGGTGATGGTGAAGGACGCGATGAAGCACAAGCAATTCCAAAAAGGGATCATGCAGTTGACCGAGGAAGGGACAGTGCAGTTATTCCGTACCCATCCGATGGAAGAGCTGATTCTTGGTGTCGTAGGTGTGCTGCAGTTCGAGGTACTGGAATACCGTTTGAAAGCCGAGTACGGGGTAGACATCATGCTGACTCGTATGCCGTATCAAATCGCTCGCTGGCTCGAAGGGGAGAAAGCAGACCTCGATGCTGTGAAGAACCGAACCGTTTCTGACCGTTATGGCCGTCCGGTTATGCTGTTTGAGAGCGAGTACCAGCTGCGTGTCGCGATGGATAAGTACTCGAATATCAAGTTCCACGACAGTTCACTTGGTTTGAAATCCGTACATTCTTAA
- a CDS encoding GNAT family N-acetyltransferase, producing MIKAKAGVVSLKVLETDRLILRWQTAEDADFVLKLMNEPSWIRFIGDRGLRTTEDARNFILNGAVAMYEKHGFGLYLIELKEGNVPIGLCGLIKRDSLEDVDIGFALLPAYWSKGYAYEAASAVLAHGKEVFGLKRIVAITNPDNASSANLLKKIGLQEKGMITLPNATEAVRFFEIEF from the coding sequence ATGATAAAAGCAAAGGCTGGTGTCGTTTCTTTGAAAGTGCTGGAAACAGATCGTCTCATCCTCCGCTGGCAAACTGCCGAAGACGCTGATTTTGTCTTGAAACTGATGAATGAGCCTTCTTGGATCCGTTTTATTGGCGATCGTGGTCTTCGTACGACGGAAGACGCCCGCAACTTTATTTTGAATGGCGCTGTCGCGATGTATGAAAAGCATGGCTTTGGCCTGTATTTGATAGAGCTGAAGGAAGGAAATGTTCCGATTGGTTTATGTGGGCTGATCAAGAGAGATTCGTTGGAGGATGTCGATATCGGCTTTGCCTTACTACCCGCATACTGGAGCAAAGGCTACGCCTATGAGGCAGCCTCTGCCGTTCTTGCCCACGGAAAAGAAGTTTTCGGCTTAAAGCGTATCGTAGCAATCACCAACCCCGATAATGCATCTTCTGCCAATCTTCTAAAGAAAATCGGTCTGCAAGAAAAAGGGATGATCACCCTTCCAAATGCTACGGAGGCGGTCAGGTTTTTTGAAATCGAGTTCTAA
- a CDS encoding M24 family metallopeptidase — translation MQERLEKLHAYMESRKLDALLITHPKNVYYFTGFLTEPHERFMGLVLVRGESPFLFVPLLDADKAREACPAIMIYTHDDSQDALTVLKHLLPASLSHIGVEKNHLTAKTYEALVSIVNATEAVDVGDLLCSIRVAKDASEIATIKRAIWVMEESLRRTLPLISIGMTELDVVAELEYQMKKLKAQGPSFSTIVLAGEKAALPHGDPGDRVIQAGEVLLIDAGVYVDGYVSDLTRTFAVGKLGTELLDMYDTVLQANRAGIQAIWPGAPIADVDLAARAVIADRGYGEFFINRVGHGIGLELHEAPYVHSQAAGELIPGMVFTIEPGIYNTQIGGIRIEDNVLVTKEGVEVLTSFPKELQIIG, via the coding sequence ATGCAAGAAAGACTGGAAAAGCTGCACGCGTATATGGAAAGCAGGAAACTGGACGCATTGCTGATTACGCATCCCAAAAATGTGTACTATTTTACCGGATTTTTGACTGAGCCACATGAACGTTTTATGGGCCTCGTCTTAGTGAGAGGCGAGTCCCCCTTCCTCTTCGTTCCACTGCTGGACGCTGACAAAGCACGGGAGGCTTGTCCCGCCATTATGATTTACACGCATGACGATTCACAGGATGCGCTAACCGTGCTGAAGCATTTGCTGCCAGCTTCTCTCTCTCACATTGGTGTAGAGAAGAACCATTTGACAGCGAAAACATACGAGGCACTCGTATCGATCGTGAACGCTACAGAAGCAGTGGATGTCGGTGACTTGCTATGCAGTATACGCGTGGCCAAGGATGCATCTGAAATCGCTACGATCAAGCGGGCTATTTGGGTCATGGAGGAATCTCTACGCCGTACGCTCCCGCTGATATCCATAGGGATGACGGAACTGGACGTCGTCGCAGAGCTGGAATACCAGATGAAGAAGCTAAAAGCACAAGGCCCTTCCTTTTCAACGATTGTGTTGGCTGGAGAAAAAGCAGCACTGCCCCATGGCGACCCGGGTGATCGGGTGATTCAGGCAGGAGAAGTTTTGTTGATTGACGCAGGCGTGTATGTCGATGGGTATGTATCGGACCTGACTCGTACCTTTGCTGTCGGTAAACTGGGTACAGAATTGCTGGACATGTACGATACGGTCTTGCAAGCGAATCGGGCCGGGATACAGGCCATTTGGCCAGGGGCACCGATCGCAGATGTTGACCTAGCTGCACGGGCTGTCATTGCGGACCGGGGCTATGGAGAGTTTTTCATCAATCGTGTCGGGCACGGAATCGGACTGGAGCTCCATGAAGCGCCTTACGTTCACAGCCAAGCAGCAGGAGAGCTCATCCCAGGCATGGTTTTCACGATTGAACCGGGCATTTATAACACGCAGATCGGTGGCATCCGCATTGAAGACAATGTGCTCGTCACGAAGGAAGGCGTAGAAGTATTGACGTCCTTTCCTAAAGAGCTGCAAATTATCGGATAA
- a CDS encoding helix-turn-helix domain-containing protein — MEHVYKKIRALRIQQELTLKDLSEKSGFSVSFLSQVERGNSSLAITSLQKIAECLGVPITYFFEVDKDVTYHTPIAKRKTLQIEGSPVKYIRIGGNFPDRALEPLLNVLPPGQTKHVAFQHPGEEFYYVVKGCVTIVVDETEYHLEQGDTIHFPSSLLHTWYNPSTVEEAEILSVLTPVIFRT; from the coding sequence TTGGAGCACGTTTACAAAAAAATACGAGCGCTTCGTATCCAGCAGGAGCTTACTTTAAAGGATTTAAGTGAGAAATCAGGATTCTCCGTCAGCTTCTTATCACAAGTAGAGCGCGGCAACAGCTCGCTCGCGATTACTTCCCTGCAAAAAATTGCGGAATGCCTGGGTGTCCCCATTACGTACTTCTTTGAAGTAGACAAAGATGTCACGTACCACACGCCCATTGCAAAGCGTAAAACGTTGCAGATTGAAGGGTCACCGGTAAAGTACATTCGAATCGGTGGGAATTTCCCCGACAGGGCACTCGAGCCCCTCCTCAACGTATTACCACCCGGACAGACGAAGCATGTCGCCTTTCAGCATCCCGGTGAAGAGTTTTACTACGTCGTAAAAGGATGTGTCACCATCGTCGTCGACGAAACCGAATACCATCTCGAGCAAGGAGACACGATCCACTTCCCTTCCTCTCTCCTACATACGTGGTACAATCCTTCCACTGTTGAAGAAGCCGAGATCCTGTCCGTTTTGACACCTGTCATTTTTAGAACCTAA
- a CDS encoding MFS transporter — MRALLLVVLFLVAFDMHAQTPLLAPYLNVLGVSAAMIGFVLGGYAISNLTGNLLAGPFLDRYPKKWFIAGGLILAGVMLIGQGIVQNTAGFFTFRLMLGFLMAFVSPACSALLGETGKTALEQGEIMGKKGLVLTAAGIVSPAVGSFLAVQFGYGQSFVILGYMMMIAGVFAWMMLPERVEGSTSSTPRSKGEGKLSLTAILENRMLYPAFLGGFAIIYAQGTIIYEVPLLIQKQGMSPAVTGILFSLKGLGALAILCQFWLHRVPVETRTFAGLGVLSLLLYALAIGLAIPIHVMMFFFGACFGMLFPAFATILTVHTPREQYGSVFSIYSAILSIGAVLSPVLAGLLGNWHHSYFIAFFVTAGVCLIGGLHRFLLSGVPR, encoded by the coding sequence TTGAGGGCTCTCTTGTTAGTGGTTTTGTTTCTTGTTGCCTTTGACATGCACGCGCAGACGCCTCTTCTTGCACCGTATTTAAACGTATTGGGTGTATCCGCTGCGATGATCGGCTTTGTGCTCGGTGGTTATGCGATCAGCAATTTGACAGGAAACCTGCTCGCTGGCCCTTTTCTTGATCGCTATCCGAAAAAATGGTTTATCGCAGGTGGATTGATTTTGGCTGGCGTGATGCTGATTGGTCAAGGCATCGTGCAAAATACTGCGGGCTTCTTTACCTTTCGGCTGATGCTCGGGTTTTTGATGGCGTTTGTATCTCCTGCTTGTTCTGCTTTGCTCGGAGAAACAGGGAAGACGGCACTTGAGCAGGGCGAGATCATGGGGAAAAAGGGATTGGTCCTTACCGCGGCAGGTATCGTATCCCCGGCAGTCGGTAGCTTTTTGGCGGTGCAGTTTGGCTATGGCCAATCCTTTGTGATTCTCGGCTACATGATGATGATTGCTGGCGTTTTCGCTTGGATGATGTTGCCCGAAAGAGTAGAGGGAAGCACGTCGTCTACGCCACGAAGCAAAGGTGAGGGAAAGCTGAGCCTAACTGCCATCCTGGAAAATCGAATGCTATATCCTGCGTTTCTTGGGGGATTTGCGATCATTTACGCACAAGGAACGATCATCTATGAAGTGCCTTTGCTCATTCAAAAACAAGGGATGTCCCCCGCCGTTACTGGCATATTATTCAGCTTGAAAGGGTTGGGGGCGCTTGCGATTTTGTGCCAGTTTTGGCTGCATCGGGTCCCCGTTGAGACGAGAACGTTTGCTGGATTGGGTGTGCTCAGCCTTCTTCTGTACGCTCTGGCAATCGGGCTGGCTATTCCGATTCACGTCATGATGTTTTTCTTCGGTGCGTGCTTTGGGATGCTGTTCCCAGCTTTCGCGACCATTTTGACGGTACATACACCGAGAGAGCAATACGGTAGCGTGTTTAGTATTTACTCAGCGATATTGTCGATCGGAGCGGTATTGAGCCCAGTATTGGCAGGCTTGCTGGGGAATTGGCACCATTCCTACTTCATTGCGTTTTTTGTAACCGCGGGTGTCTGCCTGATCGGGGGCCTGCATCGATTCTTGTTAAGTGGGGTTCCACGCTAA